AGCTGCGCCAGCTCGTTTGAACGtaccgggcacaagttcaccgATGACTGCACCTACAATTTATGCGCGGAAGCATTGCCTCTGACTTCGACCCACCGGCACCTGAAGCGACGGGCGTTGCCCGAATCAGCCTCTTTGTTGCTCCATATTGCACAAGCTTTATGAACCGACGTCAATGACGACTAACACGCTGTATGTAGCTGAGAAAAGCTAACTGTATTCGCGGCGTCGTCGCCTCATAGAAGAAAGTGCACGCTGCATATGTCTGCTAGACAAGGCGGGGTTTTGAAAAAGATTTGGCACTTACATCGCGTGCACAGGTCCACCCGAGTTCAGAAGTGCGATTCAAGACGTGGCTACCAATTTTCGGAATCGGTTTTCTCGAAAGATAACTGGCTTACGGTTGTATATTCTGGCGCTTATTACCACGGTACTTGTGACAGTACAAGGTAAACGTTTTGCTGTAATTGTTGAATATAATTAATTCGCTTAGGTTCCCCTTTCGTATTTGGAAATGTCACACAGCGTGTTTAAAAACAACTGTTTGTCTAAGTACGTGGATTTTTATGCAAAATACTTAGCAGATGCAAGTGCTTTGTACATAAGTAGCTTTCACAATATAAGGGGCATATAAAAAAGAGTTCTCATGTTCAAGTTTGAAGCAGAAGGCATGATGCCGGTTTTGCCTCGCTCTTATCACGGTACTCTCTTTCTGATGTGCCGATTTTGCCAATGAAAGTGCATAGCATACTACCGCATTCATCTGAACAAGGACAGAAATAAAAATCTCGTTGCCAATTACTTAACCTGAATACAACTTCGCGAATCTAAATCAAGGCCCGGGCATGCAGCACCTAAACTTGTTTTAGCGGCCCTGTACAAACATTGCTGCCTTCGTCTCATATTTGTTCAAGCACTGAATAGGTATTATCTTGAAGAACGCAGGCATGACTTGCCTAAAGCGTTGTTGTCTTGAGGACATATGTTGTCACCGCGCCTTCCCCATGTGTTGGTGCCTACAACCATAGAATAACTCGATAGACATTTTCATTGGCGGCTATCTTTGCCGCCATTATTCTCTCTGGAGAGCACAAAATAGACGTGACACCCTAAAAATGCACTGGTGAGGCAGCCAAGCATGGCGCCGATTTCATTTTTTCCTGTGAGAAAGTGCTCATTTCGAAATTTTTGGCCTATTGGAGACCACTTGGTAGAAATTCTACGTGAGAGTTGGGAATACATTAGTATATGATTGCACTAACAACTaactaaacaaaaaataaaagagaaaagacATGCGCTAAAATATTTGTATATTAGAACGTTACTGAACACAAAAATTACAGAATACCTGACATAAAGGGTTCAATGTCGGCACAAACACATGTTGAGCTAAATATTACACGCCAAAATCTCACCCGTGTCGCGAAGAAAGTGAAGTGCCGTTTTGTAAAACCGCCCCCCTCCATCTTGTTTTTAGCGATTTCACTGCTTCGACAAAATTGAAACTCAGGGCTGGCTCACTAGGTGTGGTTAGTTTCAGACCACAATTAAATAAAATTCTTGGAAAGAAACACAAAACGTTGCAAGGAGTCAGTACCTACATCCTGAAAATAACTGTCTTAAAAGCGCTGAAAGTAGCTGTCAGAACACTCCGTTTAGTTTCAAATACATGCGCGTATTATACAAATAAACAATTTTCATGTGCTGTCATGCTACTTGTCCGAAGATacctcttttatttctttgtttaaaGAAATCCTTCTTATATGTGCCTCATTAACGAGCTGTCTTTCGCAGTGCTTATCACTTGAGTATTTTGTGATCATgcaaaagttgaaagattgttAACATTTACTTTTATAAGTAATGAAAAAGACCTAAAGCTTAACAAGCAAACATTTTCACGTAAGAGCATCAATAAAATTGAAACGCAAAATGTTGCATGCTGCTACAGGCTGCAGAGCCTAAAAGCTGCAGAATTATGCGTAAACTGACAGGGTCGCTATCATGGTAATAAAATCCGAGATAGTCATTGCAATCGTTCTTGCTCCAGGAAGAGAACAATGCTTCAATGAGCGCGTTTGTGGAGCGTTCTATAGACAAACACATTCAACTGGAAAAGTCTTATTAGTGTGGTACTTTGGTGCTTATTATGACTGCTTTTTTAATGTAAGTTTCACCCCGACACACACTAGCTAAGTGTTATCAGTGTGTCAATACTAACGCAGACAACAAAGCGGCAAAAGATGTGCATTGCAAGTCTAATTTCAGCTTTCTTCCGCCACTTCAAGCACACCCACAAACTTTGAAACCAGGCTCATTTCCGTGTCCCCTTGAATAGATAGGAAGCACTTTCAAACTACTCCTCAAAACAATTCCACGCACTGGTGGCGAAGTAATGCCTGGCAGGCATATGACAACTATATGCAGATTACTATATATGGTCAGGGCTACGTTTTGTAGGAAGCGTCAGCCTTTCCGTAGGAAGCACAACGTTGGTTCCCGCTTTCTGTAACATCAAGAACAGTGTAGGAAAGAACGAGAGCTGTGCATTACTTGCTTCAGGCGCGCAGCAAGCGACCTTGTCTTTTCCTGTTCGCTGCAAATCTCAAAATACCTCCGATATACGGCAGCCTTATACGTGACTACCGTGCCACCAAATACACTGTTCCCGCAGTAGGACTAGTACTACACTGCGAGGCTCGCTGAGGCATCATTCGCCTCAGAGCAAGTGGAAGAAGCAACGACATGAACGCCTTGGTGAGCAATCGTGTCGGTGCTATTGGGCCAAGTTCATACGAAGCTAGTTTTTCAAACATGACTGGGAGACATGTGGCAGGGAATGCGTGCGTTAAAACATGACTGTAATGTGAAAGCGTTTATTATGCTTTTTATAAATTGCTAGATTCAGCAAAGAAAAAGCACAAATAGTTCCTATGTACGATTCTTACGTCAGATAGAAAAATCATTCAAGTAACTAGGGACTAGATACTTTCATTTACGCGAAAATTCAATAAAAATGCGGGAAATGCTAATATAGGATGGTAAAGTCTTTTGAGATCACGAAGTTTGCATGAGTTATGCAAGCTTCTTCAATTTTAACAATCAATGCTTCGACAAAGGCAGTTATGCGACTTTCTTAATATGTGAAAACGATTGTTAAGAGTTACATTCAGAAGTTTAGgtcaattttattttatttcatataTGCTGGCTTTATGACATTCAGGTGTGTGAGCACTAGTGTGCCACTAACAATAAATACGATTGGGCGAAAAAGCTGGAATATGCATGGTTTTTCTGAGGTCGGCCTCAGTATACAGCGATATCTTAGGACCTACCATGCAATCTACGCTTTAGGATATATTGTAGCTAAAGGTTGATTATGCTTCCGCACACTTTTGAAAACGACAGTTACATAACATGCGATGATGACTTAAAGACATGAAAATTTTAAGTTTTTTTCAATTGGTAAGACAATCAAAGCCAGAGAGCGTTTCCAAAAATATGATCTAGCTTACTACAAAATCTAACCATTTTTACTCCAGCGGAAGTAACTTTTGATGTATATTTCAATTTGCATGCAATCACCCAATGGCTAAGTTCTgcgatgtaaaaaaaaacagcaaaaagcgCAAACAGTTCAGCCCATTCGAGACACTGTGAGCCTATTTTACCACAGTGGACGACTACGCAAAGACAATAGAAGTAACAAACCACAGCGTTCATTTCTCCCTTGTGCCCGCGTAGTcatgcgctgtgttaaaatatgttgaAGTACTGTCACGAAATGGCACAGCTTTCAGTCCTTCTACAGTGGGTCGTTCATAATAGAAGAAGCTAGCTTGAGCACAATGACACCTTTAATGTACCAGCTTCTTTCCGACAGAGAAAAGTGATAAAacttcaaacatttcatttctaAGTGTTCTAAGATACTCCATTCATTCGTTGCAGCACATTGCCACCATCCTTGCCGCTGTTTTCTATACCAGTACGGCCGGTGGCGTTGGTTACGGCATTGGCTACGGTGGTGGCTACGGCGGTGGCTACGGTGGAGGCTACGGTGGTGGCTACGGCGGTGGCTACGGCGGCGGCTACGGCGGCGGCTACGGTGGTGGCTACGGTGGCGGCTATGGCCTGGGGTATGGCGGAGGCATAGGCGCTGGCGGCGTTGGTATTGGAAGCAGCGTGGCTCTTCTTCGAGGAGGACCTGGACTGTATAAGGCTGTGGCTGGTCCGGCTTTCTTGGTCAGAACCGTGCACCAAGTGAACAAGATTTCTGGTGGTGGGGCACTTCTCGCCCATTCTGGCCTTGGAGGAGGCTACGGATACGGTGGTGGTTACGGTTACGGTGGCGGCTACGGATATGGTGGAGGCTACGGATACGGCAGCTATGGATATGGTGGCTATGGTTACAAGGGTTGATTAGGAACGAGAGGAAATGGACATTCTTTGGACTCCGTAAAATATCCATGCCTCAAAATTAGCCacgctgtgtttttgtttttgggtGTTGTATAAAGTTCGCACAAACGGAATCATTAGCGGTACTGTAAATTTTATTCTAAAGACACTTTTCTGAAAAGACAGCGTCGCAGTACAGAAGTCTTCCATATCTGTTCCTATAAAAAACAATTTGAATGATGAGGTAAGCTTGTATTTCATAGCATCaccagttttttttataaaaattgaGTTTCGATTTTTCTGCATGATGTACATTTTTTCATAACGCCTTCAATGTGGCAAGCTTTGGCGGAAGACGCTGTAGAATATTGCGGTGTTATTGTCTTTCCCATCCTATCATCGCAGAGATCCACGTGTAAAAACAAAGAGCGCAGAGATCTCATCTTACATCTGGAAAAGAAAAATGATATGGAGATTTTCGACATTTTGTACAGTTCTTCACCACTCAGgaataaataaatttatttgtACTTCAAATCGAGAATGCCCACGTTGTCTGGTTGTCATCGTGAAGCAAAACAATCTGTTCGAGTGCTTTTATGTGCAATGACCCCCCATGGTGTCTTTGTACGAAAGGTCACCGAAGTCAAGCGCACTACAAACATACAATACTCTAATTTTTCGCCATAACAAATAGAATCGTTATTTTTCAGGGCTTCTGAAAAACAGTGCGTTTGGTAAAATATCAGTTCTGTTCATTACAATTTAGAGAAAAAAATTCTTACTACAAGTCCTGCAGGTAGTTCTCAGTGGTTACAAAAAACTAAATATCCGAATAACTGGGATTGTAACTCTATTGCTCGCAATTATTTCATGAGGTTTTCACACACTGCGGGAACCTGAGCCACAGGCTAGTTTGGGTTTAAAAAGATACATTTTGTATAGGCACTTCGAAAAAGTATAACTAAAGAAGTAATATAATATTTATTAAAGAATCTGAAAAGAAGCAGCACAGTATATGAAAGAACAACACAAATGCCAAAGAAATAAAACTGTTACATCACAGAAAAGAAAGGACGACCTTTTTTTACATACTTAAATTACATACTAAACATAAAATTACATATACAACACAAAACCGGCAATTAATAAATCAGAACATTCTTCTAAATGGTGTTTTTTAGGGTCTCGGTGAAATTATAGCACACTTAATTTATATTTCAAAAGGCATAGCATTCCGGTTCTTTATTCGAGCGAACTGTTAAATCCGTTCACCATAGACGTTGTTAGTTCGCGGAATATTCTATTTACGGAACGTTTCTGGCAGAACGAAAAGGGCCGGAAAAATCCACACATTGATAGGGTTGAGAGCTTTACTAGGTTCATTATACTTGAAATGAGTACTGATTCTTGCAGCCTGTTTTTGAAGTTGTCTAACTGGGGCCAGGTGAGTTGTGTTCGTGCCACCCTAAGGCTCAATTCACTTTGGGATGTTACAATCAACGAAAGCAAAAAAAGTATTCGTAGGGTAGTGTTATTAAAATGTTGACGAGCCTGAGTAAGTGCATGACGCCCTGAGGCTAATTTGGAACACAAATTTTGAATAGTATTCTGCCAATTTAAGTTTTTATTTATAGGAATAATAGGGTAACAAATTGTAACTACTTGCTTGATCACAAAATTGTCAATTTATTCTGTGTAACAATAAAAATACATTTTGATTTAGAGTTTAATTGAGTACTTTTTGTCTTATCAGTATTCGTAACGAGCTTACTATTTGATAACTATTGAGCAACTTTATCTAACTTGATGTTAGAGTTTTACTCAAGATCACCTAGATTTTGATCAGTCACTATGACACAAGTATTGGCAAGCGTACATGAGAATGTTTGATCACTGTAATGTCCGCGGAAGCTAATTTATATACCAGGAGAAAAGGAATTATCACAGAAACGAACCCTAGGGAACACCAGTATTCAAGTGACTCATAGAAGAAAAGAAGTCATTAAATATTACAACGTGTTTGCGACCATTCAGGTGGTGCAAAGAAAGTTCTAAAATGGTTCCACGGAAACCGTAATGCCGTAATTTAATTAGCAGTATTCTGTGCAGTACAGTGTCAAAGGTGTTTTTAGGTCCAGAAAGATAACTGCTACTAAGTTATTTTCATTCAAATAATGGTGCGTTTGAAAATTGCGCTAGGGTCAAAACAGTGATGGACGCAGAATAGTTTGGTCTAAATTCGCGTTGCTGATAGAAGAGCATTCTACATTTTGCCATAAATTCACAAAAACAATTGGCAAGAATTTTCTCGAAAGTATTCTTAAAATACCGTAGTCTCACCTGTTTAAGTGCCAGATGCGAGGACAAACTATCATTGGATGCGAAGACCTCTAAATGAATGCGGGCACCACCGTATGGAGTGCATAAAACGTGATGGAAGCACTGCACGCATAAAATTCTTGTCCCGACGTACGGAAGAACGAAAATCTACATCCCAGCAGGAATCCTATCTACAGGTGGCAGTCGTGCATTCTTCCGCAAAGAGACGCATGGACTTTAAAAAGCTTTTTAAAAAAGCCTTACACAGTCGTATAGTACATGCAACTTCATTGGTTATTGATAACACAGATAGTAATATATTTATTTTCACATACTGCAGCCCGAATACAGGGCTATCGCAAGAGTGGGTACAGAGcagaaaaaatacaagaaaaactgAGAATAATTGAAATAAATACAAACAATGATAGGACAAATAATTACGAAAATTGCACTAAAGTTATTTATACGAACAATGCAAAGCTACAAGTAAAGATGTGTATATGCCGTCACTTAGTGCCTTCAAATATTCATCTTTTTTCTAATAAGCGAATGTCACCTGATATAATATTCCATATTTCAATACATGGGGGAAAAGTAATAACATTCCAAGCATATTTATCATAACATTTTCATCAGAAGCAGCAAGAGTGTGACAGATATATCTGCCATGGGCGCGATTCTGTCTATGGTTACGCCACTGTTGTTCTCGCCCCTTAGTTATCGATTACCACGCACGTGTTCTGCAAGTGAAGCAGAATATAAATACGACGTTGAAGAGACCTTGTGCCGGTTGATCAAGACGATAGTTTCTGTCCAGGCCAGAGGGATCACGCTCCGCAACAAGAGCTCGGACATCGACGACAGTTTTGGTATTGAAGGGTACCTTGAAATTTCAATACTGAGACTGTCTCGAATATTTTGTTCGGAGGTGAAAGCTTACGCGATCAATAAACATAGAAGTTCGTGCATCAGTCAGGTAGCCACTACTAACTATAACGAGTAAACATTTGGGTTTTCAAGTTTTCACTAATTTATCAAAATCGCTAAGCACTttactaacatcactacgttttCTAATTTGGTTAGCGGTTGTCTCCGACGCAACCTTGCCTCGGCACCGAGTTGTACCTAGCTTATAGTTAACAAATTGCTCGGGACACCTAAACTTAAGTGAGC
The sequence above is drawn from the Rhipicephalus microplus isolate Deutch F79 chromosome 3, USDA_Rmic, whole genome shotgun sequence genome and encodes:
- the LOC119159902 gene encoding uncharacterized protein LOC119159902, whose product is MNALHIATILAAVFYTSTAGGVGYGIGYGGGYGGGYGGGYGGGYGGGYGGGYGGGYGGGYGGGYGLGYGGGIGAGGVGIGSSVALLRGGPGLYKAVAGPAFLVRTVHQVNKISGGGALLAHSGLGGGYGYGGGYGYGGGYGYGGGYGYGSYGYGGYGYKG